In a single window of the Acipenser ruthenus chromosome 20, fAciRut3.2 maternal haplotype, whole genome shotgun sequence genome:
- the LOC117425039 gene encoding phospholipase A2 group XV-like — MVSICGLVLLSVYPLLFCSGSPVKEKCTGKICQKRPPVVLIPGDLGNQLEAKLDKPSVVHYMCSKKTEDYFTLWLNLELLLPLIIDCWIDNIRLVYNHTSKTTESPPGVDVRVPGFGQTFPLEYLDPSKRSMGIYFYMLVQAMVDWGYTRDDDVRGAPYDWRKAPNENHDYFVALKKMIEVMAENFGAPVVLIAHSMGNMYTLYFLNQQPQEWKDSYIKAYVALGPPWGGVAKTLHVLATGDNNRIPVISNLKIRYQQRTAVSTNWLLPYNNTWPADQVFVTTPKGNYTLRDYQQFYNDINFRDGWLMRQNTEPLVYSLEAPRVAVHCLYGTGVDTPESFVYSEFPDKDPKVQFGDGDGTVNLVSAMQCRRWIRQQKQPVQLKELRGNEHIAMLSNLTTISYVKQVLFTP; from the exons ATGGTTTCCATCTGTGGATTGGTACTGCTTTCTGTCTACCCCCTTCTCTTCTGTTCTGGGAGTCCTGTTAAAGAAAAATGCACTGGCAAGATCTGTCAGAAGCGGCCGCCAGTCGTATTGA TCCCCGGTGACCTGGGTAACCAGCTGGAAGCCAAGTTggacaagcccagtgtggtgcACTACATGTGCTCCAAGAAGACTGAGGACTACTTCACCCTCTGGCTGAATCTGGAGCTACTCCTCCCACTCATCATTGACTGCTGGATTGATAACATCCG ACTGGTGTATAACCACACCAGCAAGACGACAGAGTCCCCTCCAGGAGTGGATGTGAGGGTGCCGGGTTTCGGACAGACCTTCCCCCTCGAGTACCTTGACCCCAGCAAACGCAGCATGG GAATCTATTTCTACATGCTGGTGCAGGCGATGGTGGATTGGGGGTACACGCGGGACGATGACGTGCGGGGGGCTCCCTACGACTGGCGCAAAGCCCCGA ATGAAAACCATGACTATTTTGTAGCGCTGAAGAAGATGATTGAGGTTATGGCAGAGAATTTTGGGGCTCCAGTGGTCCTGATCGCTCACAGCATGGGCAACATGTACACCCTCTACTTTCTCAACCAGCAGCCGCAGGAGTGGAAGGATAGCTACATCAAGGCCTATGTGGCCCTCGGACCACCGTGGGGGGGAGTGGCCAAAACCCTGCATGTGCTGGCCACGG GAGACAACAACCGGATCCCTGTGATCAGCAATTTAAAGATTCGTTACCAGCAGCGCACGGCCGTCTCTACCAACTGGCTGCTGCCCTACAACAACACCTGGCCTGCGGACCAGGTCTTTGTGACCACTCCCAAGGGCAACTACACCCTCCGTGACTACCAGCAATTCTACAACGACATCAACTTCCGGGATGGCTGGCTGATGCGCCAGAACACAGAGCCGCTGGTATACAGCCTCGAGGCCCCCAGGGTGGCCGTGCACTGCCTGTATGGGACTGGGGTTGACACTCCTGAATCATTCGTCTACTCTGAATTTCCTGACAAGGACCCGAAGGTCCAGTTTGGGGATGGAGACGGCACAGTAAACCTGGTGAGTGCCATGCAGTGCAGGCGCTGGATTCGGCAGCAGAAACAGCCAGTCCAGCTCAAGGAGCTGAGGGGCAACGAGCACATTGCAATGCTTTCTAACTTAACTACCATCAGCTATGTCAAACAGGTGCTGTTTACACCTTGA